The Tachysurus vachellii isolate PV-2020 chromosome 19, HZAU_Pvac_v1, whole genome shotgun sequence genome segment ATGGCatgttttttgcatttttatcttttacttATATCAGAAACACCActcaattgaaaaaaataataataaaatacccTAGACACAATCATGGAGATTCTCTTCCAACCATTATATTTCAACACAGGTACAAAACAACTTGCTGATGGCTAGTTAAAGAGTGCCAGGCATATCCCCACTTACAAGTTTACACCAGAGATAATCCCCCAGCACTTATAGGATTCTTTCAGAATGAGAAACACCCTTACAGTACGAACAGCTTTTTGTCTTGcaactttttcttttaataagaaAATCTTGCCCTAAAGCGATTTGACCTCCTGTTTGTTTTAacaaaacaacatgaacacatttTGTCCTGTAGAGATTTCCTCCCCATTTGGTCACGGATTATGTTGTTACTTACCACTTTTGGCCCATGATTAACGCTCCCATTTCAATCAGTTAACACATACTTATAAAGTCGAAGAAAACTTGGACCATGTTGGAAACGTAGTAAATCTGtaaatttacagagaaaaaaaacacaacacaacactagcAAAAGTTCCACATTAACCCTGTACAGCACACTAACCTTTATCCCAGTCCTCTTCACATGCAGGGGCGGTCCACATAGAAGGCACGTGAAATTTCGGGTTCATTCTAGCACTGTCCTCTACAAGTGGAGAGAACGATATAGAGGTAATAAGGCTCTGTGGAAAACAGCTCTCGTTGGATAGGATCAGATTTGTTATCCAATACATGGATTGTTTTAAGAGAGGCATTAAGGCATTACCATCTATGATCTTACCGTCCTCCGTGGTAATTAAGCATCTATCCTTACAGTGCTCGATATGATGTGCCAGCTCATGAGAGGGAACCAAGTGCTTGGCATTGAAGGGGCATGTCTTATGCTCTTTTGCTAGTTTGGGGTGATtctgaacagagagagagagaaaccctCAGAAATACACTGGCTCAGATTTACAGTTTAAACATTGGGACAAAAGaatcaataaaaatgttaaaaaatcacTGAAttactacatttacagcacgAGGCAGACACCCTTACTTTAGTAAAGTCACACACTGACCTTGGCACACTTGATGATGTGATAGGGGAAGCGACACGCACGGATCCTGTGGTTGCTGTCATAAGGGCACAGCATCACTGCATTTGGATCAGCATCATCAACTGCTTTGGCTGTGAAAGTGCAACAGCACATAAAATAAGT includes the following:
- the zgc:56699 gene encoding gametocyte-specific factor 1 isoform X1 is translated as MATMRYGPASMMLRDEDEDEDEAKAVDDADPNAVMLCPYDSNHRIRACRFPYHIIKCAKNHPKLAKEHKTCPFNAKHLVPSHELAHHIEHCKDRCLITTEDEDSARMNPKFHVPSMWTAPACEEDWDKEADENAKTFVWGVTNNLLPVNQPEQPVTNNLKAGIRAPRTLPGKF
- the zgc:56699 gene encoding gametocyte-specific factor 1 isoform X2, with protein sequence MATMRYGPASMMLRDEDEDEAKAVDDADPNAVMLCPYDSNHRIRACRFPYHIIKCAKNHPKLAKEHKTCPFNAKHLVPSHELAHHIEHCKDRCLITTEDEDSARMNPKFHVPSMWTAPACEEDWDKEADENAKTFVWGVTNNLLPVNQPEQPVTNNLKAGIRAPRTLPGKF